TTTATCTCTTCTACCTTTCACTATATCACAGATAGTCCCTTTGAGTTCTTTCCTCCCCTTCCCACACTTACGCTGCCTCTGTACTAGCTTGAAAGTTGTTAGTCTTCCAGCTCTGATGAAAGTACATTGaccaagcagggatgtacttctgaagctttataaagcaattagttaggccccatttagaatactgtgagcaattttgggccccacacctcaggaaggacatactggcactggagcgggtccagcggagagtcacacggatgatcccaggaatggtaggcctaacatacgatgaacgtctgaggatcctgggattatattcattggagtttaggaggttgaggggagatctaatagaaacttacaagaaaatgaatggcttagatagggtggatgtagggaagttgtttccattaacaggggagactaggacccgggggcacagccttagaataaaagggagtcactttagaacagagatgaggagaaatttcttcagccagagagtggtgggtctgtggaattcattgccacagagggcggtggaggccgggacgttgagtgtctttaagacagaagttgataaattattgatttctcgaggaattaagggctatggagagagagcgggtaaatggagttgaaatcagccatgattgaatggtggagtggactcgatgggccgaatggccttacttccactcttatggtcttatggacctgaaACGGCAACTCAGCTTCTCTCCACTGATGGTGCATAACCTGtggagtatttccagcatgttctgcttTTATTTTTAAACAGCTTCAGTATTTGTTACGACTCAGCAGAAAATAGTTACCTTGTAATATCACTGGCAGACTGATCATCTTGTTGCATTTCTGATAAAGAAGCATCTCCATTACTCAAGGCATCAATCCCTGATAAATCAGCACTACTTTGGGACAGATCCTTGGATTTGCTTAAGTGTGCAAGTGATGTTACAACATTTGCAAGAGTGCTTAAATCACCTTGACAGGTTTCAGCCTGAAATGAAAAGGACAGTTTATGAAGATTTGCTGATCTGAACATTTAACTTACAGGATACCATGAAATTTAGAATAAACGGGACCAATATCCTACCTTGTTCTCAGCTGCAAGTAACATAGCACTCTCTGTCTTCAGCAGTGGCTGTTGAATGTTAACCAGCATTCCAGGTTCCAGAAGACCTGCAGGCCTGTTTGAGACAAAAGGGTGAGTATTTGCATGCACAACAATAAACCCTTACATCGCCAATCCCCTTCACCAGTCAATCTATTAAATTCCTTCCCAAGCATAATCACCTCCACTTTACCATTACTGGAGCTCCACTGTCATCAGCAGCAGTTGCAGACCCCAGAGCGAATACCAGGGAATTCAGTACCCTCTCCCCAACACTTGGGCAGCTGGGTTCTCTGAATAAGTAACAGaacatactgtggatgctggaaatctgaaatggaaacagaaattctggaaatacacagcaggtcaggcagcatctcaaATTACAAGTCGTTGACCTTTCTTCAGTGATGCTACCTGACTTGCCGaatgattccagcattttctgaaggTTTTACTACCTCTGAatgagttgatttgatttgattgatatttattgtcacatgtaccgaagtacagtgaaaagtattttctgcggccaagggaacgtacacagcagacaaaaaaataatcaacagagtacattaacaaatggtatatcaacaaatagtgattggttacagtgcggaacaagggccaaacaagtaatacatgagcaagagcagcatagggcgtcatgaatagtgttcttacagggaacagatcagtccaagggggagtcattgaggaatcTAGCAGCTGTAGGGAAgaggctgttcctatgtctggatgtgcgggtcttcagacttatgTATCTTcaacctgatggaagggtctggaaaagggcaaagcctgggtgtgggaagtctctgacaatgctgtctgactTCCTGAGACAGCGGAGgggcagacagaatcaatgggagggtggcaagcatgtgatgcgttgggctgagtttaccACACTGCAGTTGCTTGCGatctttggccgagcagttgccataccaagctgtgatgcagccagataggatgctccctatcgcacatctgtagaagattGAGAGAGTCGatccagacatgctgaatttctttggcttccgtaggaagtagagacgttgttagacttacttgactgttgcatcaatgcgagtggaccaggacagactgttggttgatggtgacccccaggaacttaaagctatcgaccatctccactttggagtcaTTGAtgtagacccgggggggggggggggggggggtgaagttgatgatcagttccttggtagtttttccaacatttagagagaggatgTTTTCGGTACACCGTGCAAACAAGTGATCTATCTCCGTTCTGTAGTctaattcatcgttgtttgagatacgacccaccacagtcgtatcatccgccaatttatagatcgaattggagttaaatcttgccacacagtcgtgtgtgtgtatagggagtacaatagaggactgagcacacatccttgtggggcactggtgttgaggaggtcctgacagattgtggtctgttggtgaggaagtcaaggatccagctgcacagggaggggtcaagtccaagattgcagagtttggttattagtcttgtcgggataatggtgttgaaggcagagctgtagtctatgaacagcagtctgacgtaggtcagACCAGTTTTGGCTAGTTTCTGACAGCAATCTCATGAATGATCTGTTATCGGTCTTCTGAACATGCATAAGAATAAGATTGTTACAATGGTGTGTTTCAAAATTGGATGCTGACTGTTTGAATTTAATGCATGGTTTGTGCAGGAAGAACATCAACAGTAGCAGGTGTATATTTCTGGACAACGAACCTGTGCAAGTCTCTGTATGGACTGTTTAATTACAAATGTCTTCCCTAAAGTGGTCTTTCCTATAGAATCATCTTCAATTctgtacatagatgatttggagttggggaccaagggcaatgtgtccaagtttgcagacgacactaagatgagtggtaaagcaaaaagtgcagaggatactggaagtctgcagagggatttggataggctaagtaatgggctggggtctggcagatggaatacaatgttgacaaatgtgaggttatccattttggtgggaataacagcaaaatgattatttaaatgataaaatattaaaacatgctgctgtgcagagagacctgggtgtgttagtgcatgagtcgcaaaaagttggtttacaggtgcaacaggtgattaagaaggcaaatggaattttgtccttcattgctagagggatggagtttaagactagggaggttatgctgcaattgtataagttgttagtgaggccacacctggagtattgtgttcagttttggtctccttacttgagaaaggacgtactggcactggagggtgtgcagaggagattcactaggttaatcccagagctgaaggggttggattatgagaagaggttgagtagactgggactgtactcgttggaatttagaaggatgagggggatcttatagaaacatataaaattatgaagggaatagataggatagatgcgggcaggttgtttccactggcaggtgaaagcagaactagggggcatagcctcaaaataaggggaaatagatttaggactgagtttaggaggaacttcttcagccaaagggttttgaatctatggaattccttgcccagtgaagcagtagaggctacttcattaaatgtttttaagataaagatagatagttttttgaagaataaagggattaagagttatggtgttcgggccggaaagtggagctgagtccacaaaagatcagccatgatctcactgaatggcggagcaggctcgaggggccagatggcctactcctgctcctagttcttatgtaagcaGCACTCTAACCTCAAGCATTACACATATTAATAAAGACACAATTATTTtttgaaatctgaaaccctcccccactCCAAATTTGGACTTCTCAGTGGCTAACCTAGACTGGTGCTGCCACTATTGTCGTTTTCCACAATTAACACCATGCTCTTTATATGTTTGTATAATTGAAATGGTACCTTGCACTTTCTTTGTCTGTTACAAAGGTGGGTGTTGCAGCTAAAGGACTCCGCAAATCCTTCCTGATGTAAATCTTTTCAGTCGAGGCTGCACAGTTTGCAGACTTTTCTCGTGAAACTTCAATCGGTTTCCGTTCACACTGAACAGCTTTTAAAAAACAAACAGCATAACAAAGGTTTATACAGCCACTCTTAATCTGTGCACGTGCTAAAATCATTTGGAAGCTCAGTCCTTCACTTACAGTCTTGCTTCATCCCTAGAGCCAGGCACCTCTGCAGCCGGCAGTACTGGCAGCGGTTTCGGTGGTGTTTGTTAATGACACAGTCCTTCGACCCTCTGCAGAGATACACCAAGTTTTTCCTTATGCTTCTTTTGAAGAAGCCTTTACAGCCTTCAcagctcactgccccatagtggcgTCCTATAAAGTATGGAGAGAACAAAAGACTAGCATCCAGTACAAAATCAGGGGGTTAAGAGACAATTACTACGTAATTAGAAATGTCAAACAATTTGCAATTTTCCACAAAAAGTACTGAAGCAGATATCAGGAAAAGAATTGTCGAGATTTATGATTATTGTACACATTAAACACCTCAATTGGATTCAGATAAATATAAAGCTAAATTCAAGCAGAACTGAGGCACCAAGCACAGTGCTCTAAAGAAAAGGGAGCTGTTGATCCACGCATAAGGTGTCAAGCAAATAAAAACATTTTACTTGACTCTTTAGTTTTATGATTACTAGGCTGAAAAAGAGAAAAAGGTCAATGATAGCCGCAGATCATCTGGATAACTAATTATATTTACACTGGGTTCTTGAAAGTACACAATCAGTACTGCAATCAATACTCTTGAAACAGCTGAAAAACATAATAGCCAAAAACAAAGTCTGTTCCTTCAATTGTTACCCCCTTTCTCCCCCACTCTAATTCTTTGGAACCTATCATTTTGCTTCCACACTCTAATCCCCTTCCTCTCGTGTTTCCtctaattaaatattgggaaagaATAAAGTTATTGTTTTCAGCCATTGCTCCAAAGTCCATTCCTagctactgactccatccctctccctggcaacagccaGATTTAAGTCAGTCCATTTGCAACCTTGGGTGGCACATCAAATACTGAAATGAGCTTGAACCTCATATTCGTACTGTCATGAAGACCGGGCATTTCCATTTCCTCAAGGTCATTCAACTTTGTCCCtgactcagctcatctgctgctgaaaccctcacccgTGCCATTGTTTCCTCTAGACTCTCACATGCTACCTCTGTAAACATGAGGATGTCTAAGATCCTTCTGCTTGTGGCTCAATTTGCAGCAAGTCCTGTTCTtctatctacattggttcccagtcaaACAATGTCTTGATTTCAAAATtcgcacccttgttttcaaattccttcatGGCCATTCACTTCCccttctctgtaatctcctcctactccacaaccctccgagataccCGAGTCcgtctaattctggcttcttgtgcaTTGCCAATTATAAGTGCTCCagcattggtggccgtgccttcacttGCCCAGGCACATAGCTCTTGAATTCCCCATCTACCTCCCTCTGCTTTTGTACCTTGCTTTTTTCCTTTAAGATACTTCTTAAAAATCTACCTCTTTAACCAAGTCTGACCCAATATCTGCTTATGTGACTTGGTGGCATACTGAGTTTTATAATGCACATTGGGACATTTTGTTACGTTAGATGCACTGTATAATTTGTTGTTGCTTTGCACACTTAATGTTGTTGACTATTTGACTCCTTCAGGGGGTCTGACTGCCTGCCAACAGATGCAAGCTCAAATCCGAATGCTCTCTTTCCCAAAGACTgttactatattccccacctcattGGTCCACAGCCCTGTCAAAGAAGAAAATGGGACCAATGTGATAAGAGAAATTGGGCCAGAAAGACCAATCGGATCTCTCAGAACAATGATGGAACACTGATCAACTATGAACACAGTTGCATTGTAGATTTTCAATATGGCTGTTAGAAATGAACAAACTGAAGAGCTAGGCAAGTCTCCAGATTTAGAATGGCACACTCCCATCTGCCTTAAGAGAAAGAATTGTGTACACACGTAAAACTATTTCATAGTCACGAAACACAAGTTATAAGTATTATTTCGGTGTCATCAAAAACAAGCTCAAACTAGATTTTGATATATTCGTCAGAGATTAAAGAAGACATTTTCTTACCTGAAGCCCTGTCCCCACAAACTACACAGAACTCCAGTGGCGGTTTGACTGCACTTTGCTCTCCTGAAACAGCATCAGTCACAATCTACAAAGAAAGAAATACAAATACATGTTCTTTTTTCCCCTCtataaattaaatacagtaaaagcaTCAAGAGTTAGGCTTTATGTTGGCACTCTCCAGATTTCGTGCCATGATTTTAGCAGACGATCTGGAAAAACTATGGAAGTTTTGGTCAAAGTTATGACATGGCGATCGGGAAAACCACTGCAGAAATTCCAACTCAAAACTTGAAGTTTTGAACATTATAGGTTACGTTTTCTCAACTTGGTTTCTGAAAACAGTTAACCGTCAGGAACATATTGAACTCTGGAGCACTCTTTGCCATGGCTTTTTAATGGAGTCAAGAAAGCAGCCCACCAGCACCTTTGGAAGGCAACTTGGAATGGACAAGAACTGTGGACCTTGCCAGAACACACTCATCCCAAAACTAAGTCCAACAAAAGAGCAAAGTTAAGAGTAAAAGAGGACAAATACGTTATTTTAATTCACTGACAGCCACACACATGCAATTTTCTAATAACAGAGGCTACAACAATCGGTGCACATCCAATGTACACTTTCTGTACCTGTATATGCTGTGCTGATCCATCAGGAGATGTAAAAATGAGTTGGTTGAGACCTGCAGAGTCAGGTGTGGCCAGGATCACTTTTCCCTGTCCTGAATCAGGTCTGGCTAAAATCACTTTGTTTGACGATGTACCATCTGAATTTGTTAAAATGAATTGTTTGCTCGCACCATGATCCATTGAGGTGACGATTTGGATCTTCTGGCCCGTCTGCTGATCAGTAACAATCTACAAACAAAAATGTACTATTTAGTAGTTGACATTCGTCAAACGAAAGAAGTGGATAAACCAAATATAATGCTGCCTATTTTTTTTTTCATAAAAGGTCTGCAATAATTAAAATACATTAGTAACCAATGAGACAAACAACAATGTATTTAAACAAATACTGGCAACACAATGTAAGGAGGCAGACACCACATGGACCAGTAACTACCTACATGAGGGAAGCCAGACTTTTAAAATCTGCTTACATACAGCTATTCCTTTATAAAGGCTGAAAATAGGATGGGTGGAGCAGGTTTTAATGCTCGAGTACATGCAACGGTTAGGCTATTTTCACCAAATTTAGTAAGATAAATTCTACCTGAATGCGCTGAGCTACAGTGACACCAGGGTCTGCGGGAACAATCTGAATCCTCTGTGGGGTACTGGTCATTATTGGTCGTCCTATTACAGCTCCTGGAGCTACAGTAGATAATGTCCCTTGAGAGTGGGAGACCTGTGAGGAAGTTGCCAGGAAATAtacaataataaaaataaaaaaggcACATCTAACTTCAAACTACATTTTTTTAGCAAAGCAACCCTGTCCATTGCAATTAAAATGAACTTTTAAGATGATTTAAGTTAATTTCCGCCACATTCTTTCTCTCTTTTATTCAGTTTCCCACTGGTGCCTTATTATTACATGTCCGTGCTCAGCTGAGAGAGTGAGATAGCCTGAATTTCAAATGGCTCCACTGTTGTAATTGTTGCTTATACTGCCAAGGAAGGTGAACAGGAGCCAGGTTGAGCCCTATACTACTTCCTGGCTAAAACACAAGTTCAAATCAGCGAAGACTATGAAT
This DNA window, taken from Scyliorhinus torazame isolate Kashiwa2021f chromosome 13, sScyTor2.1, whole genome shotgun sequence, encodes the following:
- the nr2c1 gene encoding nuclear receptor subfamily 2 group C member 1 isoform X2, which encodes MAEVHMHQVSMAGSPPVSLAEQAQVKLITITDDLVQQLAEQQVSHSQGTLSTVAPGAVIGRPIMTSTPQRIQIVPADPGVTVAQRIQIVTDQQTGQKIQIVTSMDHGASKQFILTNSDGTSSNKVILARPDSGQGKVILATPDSAGLNQLIFTSPDGSAQHIQIVTDAVSGEQSAVKPPLEFCVVCGDRASGRHYGAVSCEGCKGFFKRSIRKNLVYLCRGSKDCVINKHHRNRCQYCRLQRCLALGMKQDSVQCERKPIEVSREKSANCAASTEKIYIRKDLRSPLAATPTFVTDKESARPAGLLEPGMLVNIQQPLLKTESAMLLAAENKAETCQGDLSTLANVVTSLAHLSKSKDLSQSSADLSGIDALSNGDASLSEMQQDDQSASDITRAFDTLAKALNPAEGQAVQNSAECMDTSGANIQLISGEQSLPVVEIEGPLLSDVHVAFKLTMPSPMPEYLNVHYICESASRLLFLSMHWARSIPAFQALGPDNNTALVRACWNELFTLGLAQCSQVMNLSTILTAIVNHLQTSLQQADRVKVVMEHIWKLQEFCNSMVKLSLDGYEYAYLKAIVLFSPDHPGLINAAQIDKFQEKAYMELQDYEAKAYPDDSYRLSRLLLRLPALRLMSSAITEELFFAGLIGNVQIDSIIPYILRMETAEYNSQITGSAV
- the nr2c1 gene encoding nuclear receptor subfamily 2 group C member 1 isoform X4, translated to MAEVHMHQVSMAGSPPVSLAEQAQVKLITITDDLVQQLAEQQVSHSQGTLSTVAPGAVIGRPIMTSTPQRIQIVPADPGVTVAQRIQIVTDQQTGQKIQIVTSMDHGASKQFILTNSDGTSSNKVILARPDSGQGKVILATPDSAGLNQLIFTSPDGSAQHIQIVTDAVSGEQSAVKPPLEFCVVCGDRASGRHYGAVSCEGCKGFFKRSIRKNLVYLCRGSKDCVINKHHRNRCQYCRLQRCLALGMKQDSVQCERKPIEVSREKSANCAASTEKIYIRKDLRSPLAATPTFVTDKESARPAGLLEPGMLVNIQQPLLKTESAMLLAAENKAETCQGDLSTLANVVTSLAHLSKSKDLSQSSADLSGIDALSNGDASLSEMQQDDQSASDITRAFDTLAKALNPAEGQAVQNSAECMDTSGANIQLISGEQSLPVVEIEGPLLSDVHVAFKLTMPSPMPEYLNVHYICESASRLLFLSMHWARSIPAFQALGPDNNTALVRACWNELFTLGLAQCSQVMNLSTILTAIVNHLQTSLQQDRVKVVMEHIWKLQEFCNSMVKLSLDGYEYAYLKAIVLFSPDHPGLINAAQIDKFQEKAYMELQDYEAKAYPDDSYRLSRLLLRLPALRLMSSAITEELFFAGLIGNVQIDSIIPYILRMETAEYNSQITGSAV
- the nr2c1 gene encoding nuclear receptor subfamily 2 group C member 1 isoform X3, which translates into the protein MHQVSMAGSPPVSLAEQAQVKLITITDDLVQQLAEQQVSHSQGTLSTVAPGAVIGRPIMTSTPQRIQIVPADPGVTVAQRIQIVTDQQTGQKIQIVTSMDHGASKQFILTNSDGTSSNKVILARPDSGQGKVILATPDSAGLNQLIFTSPDGSAQHIQIVTDAVSGEQSAVKPPLEFCVVCGDRASGRHYGAVSCEGCKGFFKRSIRKNLVYLCRGSKDCVINKHHRNRCQYCRLQRCLALGMKQDSVQCERKPIEVSREKSANCAASTEKIYIRKDLRSPLAATPTFVTDKESARPAGLLEPGMLVNIQQPLLKTESAMLLAAENKAETCQGDLSTLANVVTSLAHLSKSKDLSQSSADLSGIDALSNGDASLSEMQQDDQSASDITRAFDTLAKALNPAEGQAVQNSAECMDTSGANIQLISGEQSLPVVEIEGPLLSDVHVAFKLTMPSPMPEYLNVHYICESASRLLFLSMHWARSIPAFQALGPDNNTALVRACWNELFTLGLAQCSQVMNLSTILTAIVNHLQTSLQQDKLSADRVKVVMEHIWKLQEFCNSMVKLSLDGYEYAYLKAIVLFSPDHPGLINAAQIDKFQEKAYMELQDYEAKAYPDDSYRLSRLLLRLPALRLMSSAITEELFFAGLIGNVQIDSIIPYILRMETAEYNSQITGSAV
- the nr2c1 gene encoding nuclear receptor subfamily 2 group C member 1 isoform X1 — its product is MAEVHMHQVSMAGSPPVSLAEQAQVKLITITDDLVQQLAEQQVSHSQGTLSTVAPGAVIGRPIMTSTPQRIQIVPADPGVTVAQRIQIVTDQQTGQKIQIVTSMDHGASKQFILTNSDGTSSNKVILARPDSGQGKVILATPDSAGLNQLIFTSPDGSAQHIQIVTDAVSGEQSAVKPPLEFCVVCGDRASGRHYGAVSCEGCKGFFKRSIRKNLVYLCRGSKDCVINKHHRNRCQYCRLQRCLALGMKQDSVQCERKPIEVSREKSANCAASTEKIYIRKDLRSPLAATPTFVTDKESARPAGLLEPGMLVNIQQPLLKTESAMLLAAENKAETCQGDLSTLANVVTSLAHLSKSKDLSQSSADLSGIDALSNGDASLSEMQQDDQSASDITRAFDTLAKALNPAEGQAVQNSAECMDTSGANIQLISGEQSLPVVEIEGPLLSDVHVAFKLTMPSPMPEYLNVHYICESASRLLFLSMHWARSIPAFQALGPDNNTALVRACWNELFTLGLAQCSQVMNLSTILTAIVNHLQTSLQQDKLSADRVKVVMEHIWKLQEFCNSMVKLSLDGYEYAYLKAIVLFSPDHPGLINAAQIDKFQEKAYMELQDYEAKAYPDDSYRLSRLLLRLPALRLMSSAITEELFFAGLIGNVQIDSIIPYILRMETAEYNSQITGSAV